One window of Desulfonatronum sp. SC1 genomic DNA carries:
- a CDS encoding Nif3-like dinuclear metal center hexameric protein gives MHVHELIAMIEATAPPRWAASWDRSGVQVAAGRKRVGKLAVGLDPAPVLIDQALAWGADFILVHHPLTLKPELPALSNGYHHVLGALLCHDAWLYAAHTSLDVQPRGPVRWLAGELGLNNVSVLEETGRRLGRWFRILGPKERIEQVAQGLEGRPGVEVYALGARALEVVAAPGRDFEVYGAISGAEDDTLRVVSHELDLPVESLGFGFVGEMPESSPWEEFYEVLKRLTGGTPRALAGIVPEKVSRVACCPGSGASLLKRVAKVGAQVYVTGDLKYHDAQAARELGYLVVDVGHFVLEERMMRVFSEELRRKLTHGAVEVAFFPGFDFLSSPS, from the coding sequence ATGCACGTTCATGAACTGATCGCCATGATCGAGGCGACCGCGCCGCCGCGATGGGCGGCGTCCTGGGATCGAAGCGGAGTGCAGGTGGCCGCGGGCAGGAAGCGGGTCGGCAAGCTGGCCGTCGGGTTGGATCCCGCCCCCGTACTGATCGACCAAGCCCTGGCCTGGGGCGCGGATTTTATCCTGGTACACCACCCGTTGACCTTGAAGCCGGAATTGCCTGCCCTGTCAAACGGATACCACCATGTCCTCGGGGCGTTGCTGTGCCATGACGCTTGGTTATACGCCGCGCACACCAGCCTGGACGTCCAGCCTCGGGGACCGGTGAGGTGGCTGGCCGGGGAATTGGGGTTGAATAATGTCTCCGTGTTGGAGGAAACAGGACGCCGTCTCGGGCGCTGGTTTCGTATCCTTGGTCCGAAAGAGCGGATTGAGCAGGTTGCGCAAGGGCTTGAAGGACGTCCGGGCGTCGAAGTCTATGCCCTTGGTGCACGGGCTTTGGAGGTGGTGGCCGCTCCGGGGAGGGATTTCGAAGTGTATGGAGCGATTTCTGGCGCGGAGGATGACACGCTACGGGTGGTCTCCCACGAATTGGATCTGCCGGTGGAATCGCTCGGCTTCGGATTTGTGGGCGAAATGCCGGAATCGTCGCCCTGGGAGGAGTTTTACGAGGTATTGAAGCGGCTCACCGGTGGCACTCCGAGGGCGCTGGCCGGGATTGTTCCTGAGAAGGTGAGCAGGGTGGCTTGCTGTCCGGGGTCCGGGGCGTCGTTGCTGAAACGCGTCGCCAAGGTCGGGGCTCAGGTCTACGTGACCGGCGACCTCAAGTACCATGACGCGCAGGCCGCTCGGGAGTTGGGGTATTTGGTAGTGGATGTGGGTCACTTCGTCCTGGAGGAGCGTATGATGCGCGTATTCTCCGAGGAATTGCGGCGCAAGCTGACCCACGGCGCCGTAGAGGTGGCTTTTTTTCCCGGATTCGACTTTTTGTCCTCGCCTTCTTGA
- a CDS encoding zinc ribbon domain-containing protein has product MSLYLKQIEQLVALQMIDDEIMQLNTFLKNAPLEMERMEARHLELKDAVAYLKEKIAMIVAQRDQLDRDIEDSGRKVKKSKNKLMMVTNSKEHQAMMREIDNLEKTNRVREEEKISLLEELARQEETLTTTQAELTALQQEITQKKKQINQKLQSAKTRLEALKGLRGEAEQVIPKPILSRYQFIRARLSQPVVVSVGEGICKGCNISIPPQTYNVLQKGEQILSCPNCQRIIFWSEHFSKEEEAEEAEVAAA; this is encoded by the coding sequence TTGAGCCTGTATTTGAAGCAGATCGAGCAATTGGTCGCCCTGCAAATGATCGATGACGAGATCATGCAGTTGAACACGTTCTTGAAAAACGCTCCACTGGAAATGGAACGCATGGAAGCGCGCCATCTCGAACTTAAGGACGCGGTGGCGTACTTGAAGGAAAAAATCGCCATGATTGTCGCGCAGCGGGACCAACTGGACAGGGATATCGAGGATTCCGGAAGGAAGGTCAAGAAAAGCAAGAACAAGCTGATGATGGTCACCAACTCCAAGGAGCATCAGGCCATGATGCGGGAGATCGACAACCTGGAAAAGACCAATCGTGTCCGGGAAGAAGAAAAAATCTCCCTGTTGGAGGAACTCGCCCGGCAAGAGGAGACCCTGACTACGACCCAGGCCGAGTTGACCGCATTGCAGCAGGAAATCACCCAGAAAAAGAAGCAGATCAACCAGAAGCTTCAGTCCGCCAAGACCCGCCTGGAAGCACTTAAGGGACTGCGGGGTGAGGCCGAACAGGTGATTCCCAAGCCGATCTTGAGCCGATACCAATTCATCCGGGCCCGGCTTTCCCAGCCCGTGGTGGTCTCGGTGGGCGAGGGGATCTGTAAGGGGTGCAACATCAGCATCCCGCCGCAAACCTACAATGTTTTGCAAAAAGGGGAGCAGATCCTGAGCTGCCCCAATTGTCAGCGAATCATTTTCTGGTCCGAGCACTTTTCCAAGGAAGAGGAAGCGGAGGAGGCCGAAGTGGCAGCGGCTTAG
- a CDS encoding ABC transporter ATP-binding protein, with protein sequence MTDQASPSTSIIEARNLCKQFGSFTAVDDLSFHVQKGEFFGVLGPNGAGKTTAIRMIYGFSPLTSGTMRVFGLDIGRGWREIRARLGVCQQENTLDPDLTVEQNLRIFAGYFSLPKVVAGRRTRELLEYFALEHKKQAKVEHLSGGMARRLMLARALINDPELIILDEPTTGLDPQSRHQVWDKLRELRSRGLTMLLTTHYMEEAAWLCDRLIIVDHGRVLVEGAPRELIREHAGDSVAEVESPSEELRMFVRSHGLAHDDLGARIIIYNTLGPELERRLRDEFCAQTCTFRQGSLEDVFLRLTGRGLRE encoded by the coding sequence ATGACGGACCAAGCATCACCGTCGACATCGATCATCGAGGCCCGCAATCTGTGCAAGCAGTTCGGGTCGTTCACTGCCGTGGACGACTTGAGCTTTCATGTGCAGAAAGGCGAGTTTTTCGGGGTTTTGGGGCCCAATGGGGCGGGGAAGACCACGGCCATTCGGATGATCTATGGGTTTTCCCCCTTGACCTCGGGAACCATGCGGGTTTTCGGGCTGGACATCGGGCGGGGCTGGCGGGAGATCCGGGCCAGGCTCGGGGTCTGTCAGCAGGAGAACACCCTGGACCCGGATTTGACCGTGGAGCAGAATCTGCGGATCTTTGCCGGGTATTTTTCATTGCCCAAGGTCGTGGCCGGACGGCGGACCCGGGAACTGCTGGAGTACTTCGCCCTGGAGCACAAGAAGCAGGCCAAGGTGGAGCACCTTTCCGGAGGCATGGCCCGGCGGTTGATGCTGGCTCGGGCCCTGATCAACGACCCGGAGCTGATCATCCTGGATGAGCCGACCACCGGCCTGGACCCGCAGTCACGGCACCAGGTCTGGGACAAGCTCCGGGAACTTCGGAGCCGGGGGCTGACCATGCTGCTGACTACGCACTACATGGAAGAGGCGGCCTGGCTGTGCGACCGGCTGATCATCGTGGATCACGGCCGGGTGTTGGTGGAAGGGGCGCCGCGAGAATTGATCCGGGAGCATGCCGGGGATTCGGTGGCGGAGGTGGAGTCGCCTTCTGAGGAACTGCGGATGTTCGTCCGTTCTCACGGCCTGGCTCACGACGACCTTGGGGCGCGGATCATTATCTACAACACTCTCGGGCCGGAGCTTGAGCGCAGGTTGCGGGACGAATTTTGCGCCCAGACCTGTACGTTCCGTCAGGGGAGCCTGGAGGATGTGTTTCTGCGTTTGACCGGCAGGGGGTTGCGGGAGTGA
- a CDS encoding ABC transporter ATP-binding protein: MPSRTPPILDIRAATVYRGRSRVFHDLNLTIKHGQHTVILGPNGAGKTTLLKLLSRELYPAAEPNTVLRLFGRERWDIWELRSRLGIVSSDLQQDYQGTASGREVVLSGLRSSIGTYVHQRFSREEHERAERILEEIAGADLAQRLYASLSTGQQRRLLLARALVHDPEALLLDEPTSGLDIAACFHYLATIRELMRRGKTMILVTHHIHEIPPEIDRIVLLKKGRTVADGPKQAVLTEQTLTDLFTVPLRLLESGGFYQVVPG; the protein is encoded by the coding sequence ATGCCCAGCAGAACGCCCCCTATTCTGGATATCCGCGCGGCCACGGTCTACAGAGGCCGGAGCCGGGTTTTTCATGACCTGAACCTGACCATTAAGCATGGTCAACACACGGTAATTCTCGGCCCCAACGGCGCCGGAAAGACGACCCTGCTCAAACTGTTGTCCCGTGAACTCTATCCCGCGGCGGAGCCGAACACGGTCCTGCGATTGTTCGGCCGGGAACGATGGGATATCTGGGAACTACGCTCCAGGCTGGGCATCGTCTCCTCCGATCTGCAACAGGACTATCAAGGCACGGCCAGCGGACGGGAAGTGGTCCTTTCCGGACTCAGATCATCCATCGGCACCTATGTCCACCAACGGTTCTCCCGGGAAGAACACGAACGGGCCGAACGTATCCTGGAAGAAATCGCCGGAGCCGACTTGGCCCAAAGACTTTACGCTTCTTTGTCCACAGGGCAGCAACGCCGCCTTCTGCTGGCCCGCGCCCTGGTCCACGATCCCGAGGCCCTGCTCCTGGACGAACCAACCTCGGGTTTGGATATCGCGGCCTGTTTCCATTACCTGGCCACGATCCGCGAACTGATGCGCCGCGGCAAAACCATGATTCTGGTCACCCACCACATCCACGAAATTCCCCCGGAGATAGACCGGATCGTCCTGCTCAAGAAAGGCCGAACCGTGGCCGACGGCCCCAAGCAGGCCGTGCTCACGGAACAGACCCTGACCGACCTCTTCACCGTCCCCTTGCGCCTGCTGGAATCCGGCGGCTTTTATCAGGTGGTTCCGGGCTGA
- a CDS encoding flagellar brake protein, translating to MSNIEAGVRIMMELAGIKDKLPSFFVGYIKNRCVITVVPVVPQVNREMLMEHLYKGNSVTVRYIHSGTVLGFTTEILHVAFSPFPLLFFKYPERIESFNLRKAGRVGCLFPATVILEDVCLAGALSDISISGCNIVLPTNDEQTLSVEIGDVLLLRCPLLFGVDQAEISCTVRQLSKSGVKARLGLMFTDVPDDLLARVNVYIEQTLMFLDSA from the coding sequence TTGAGCAATATCGAGGCCGGAGTTAGAATCATGATGGAGTTGGCCGGGATCAAGGACAAGCTGCCGTCCTTTTTCGTCGGTTACATCAAAAATCGCTGCGTGATCACCGTCGTTCCCGTGGTGCCGCAGGTCAATCGCGAAATGCTCATGGAGCATTTGTACAAGGGCAACTCCGTGACGGTCCGGTATATTCATTCCGGAACGGTGCTGGGGTTCACCACGGAAATCCTGCACGTCGCCTTCTCACCCTTTCCTTTGCTGTTTTTTAAATATCCCGAGCGTATCGAATCGTTCAATCTGCGTAAGGCCGGCCGGGTGGGCTGCCTGTTCCCGGCCACGGTGATTCTCGAAGACGTATGTCTTGCCGGAGCATTGTCCGACATCAGTATATCCGGCTGCAACATCGTCTTGCCAACCAACGACGAGCAAACTCTCTCCGTGGAAATCGGCGATGTGTTGCTTTTGCGATGCCCGCTGCTGTTCGGGGTGGATCAAGCGGAGATTTCCTGCACGGTCAGGCAACTGAGCAAAAGTGGTGTGAAAGCGAGACTCGGTTTGATGTTCACGGATGTTCCGGACGACCTGCTGGCACGGGTCAATGTCTATATCGAGCAAACCCTGATGTTCCTGGACTCCGCCTGA
- a CDS encoding TVP38/TMEM64 family protein, producing the protein MSRAGDRLHGASALTIAGWASAVAMLAVMAALGVAFDWSMVHVKAAEWTHAWWLVPVLVLAQALPFAFALPGSVMFLVIGLLYDPLPAAAMIATGGVMGSMAAYYFSGKIAVSWVEQVRRQKVYKVLRSNTNFLMLCAMRTLPGFPHSVINYGSGLLRVPLKRFVSSAILGYLVKGMLYASILHNVVDADEVGDLFTLDVMWPLLVLAGLFVAGFFLQKAFGGTQSSS; encoded by the coding sequence ATGAGTCGTGCTGGTGACCGGTTGCACGGGGCCTCCGCGTTGACCATCGCGGGCTGGGCTTCCGCGGTGGCGATGCTGGCCGTCATGGCGGCTTTGGGAGTGGCCTTTGACTGGAGCATGGTCCACGTTAAGGCCGCGGAGTGGACCCATGCCTGGTGGCTCGTGCCGGTATTGGTCCTGGCCCAGGCCCTGCCTTTCGCCTTCGCCCTGCCCGGTTCGGTAATGTTTTTGGTCATCGGGCTGCTTTACGATCCGCTACCGGCAGCGGCGATGATCGCCACCGGAGGCGTGATGGGCAGCATGGCAGCCTACTATTTCTCCGGAAAGATCGCGGTTTCCTGGGTGGAGCAGGTTCGGCGGCAAAAGGTGTACAAGGTCTTGCGGAGCAACACGAACTTTCTGATGCTCTGCGCCATGCGCACCTTGCCCGGCTTTCCTCATTCCGTGATCAACTATGGTTCCGGATTGTTGCGGGTACCCCTGAAACGCTTCGTTTCCAGCGCTATTTTAGGGTACTTGGTCAAAGGCATGCTCTATGCGTCCATCCTGCATAATGTCGTGGACGCCGACGAGGTCGGAGACTTGTTCACCCTGGACGTGATGTGGCCGCTACTGGTTCTGGCGGGCTTGTTCGTCGCGGGCTTTTTTCTGCAAAAGGCCTTTGGTGGAACGCAGTCGTCAAGCTGA
- the ispD gene encoding 2-C-methyl-D-erythritol 4-phosphate cytidylyltransferase, producing the protein MKSSLRRPWAVVLAAGQSSRLERAGLGTRKQFLLWRGVPLFWHGVRVFAQIPDLRGVVVVFPDEELAVGEEWVRRLVEADRPGLPVLTVRGGALRQDSVRLGLAEVPREGEIVLIHDAARPFVRPALVAALVAALQEEESSDVGEEAVAGVIPGLPVTDTVKQVSGGRVSATLDRASLRAVQTPQVFDRAVLEDAHRRCLQEQWTVTDDASLVERLGRGVRVIPGDPGNIKITNPDDLNLLKDPAEMITHIPCVGFGYDVHRFGPGRPLKLGGVPFPGAPEIIAHSDGDVLLHALADALLGCLGKGDIGELFPDSDARFENIDSAVLVSEVLEIAQREGLVLTHVDLTVVAQVPKVAPRREEIRRNVARLLGLDDARIGIKASTEEGLGFTGAKQGIKAMAVVTAMRRSEAKQ; encoded by the coding sequence ATGAAATCTTCTTTGCGTCGTCCCTGGGCCGTGGTGCTGGCCGCCGGTCAAAGCTCCCGTTTGGAGCGGGCCGGGTTGGGGACCAGGAAGCAGTTTTTGCTTTGGCGGGGCGTTCCTCTGTTCTGGCACGGCGTGCGGGTTTTCGCGCAGATTCCAGACCTACGCGGGGTGGTGGTGGTTTTTCCGGACGAAGAACTGGCCGTGGGAGAAGAATGGGTCCGGCGGCTCGTGGAAGCGGACCGTCCGGGGCTCCCCGTGTTGACGGTCCGGGGAGGGGCGTTGCGGCAAGATTCGGTCCGGCTCGGCCTGGCCGAGGTCCCGCGGGAAGGCGAGATCGTGCTGATCCATGACGCGGCCCGGCCCTTTGTCCGTCCAGCCCTGGTCGCTGCATTGGTAGCCGCATTGCAGGAAGAAGAGTCGTCCGACGTCGGCGAGGAAGCCGTGGCCGGAGTGATTCCCGGCCTTCCCGTGACTGATACCGTCAAGCAGGTCAGCGGCGGGCGGGTGTCGGCCACTTTGGACCGGGCCTCCCTGCGGGCGGTGCAAACCCCTCAGGTTTTTGACCGCGCGGTCCTTGAAGACGCCCACCGACGCTGCCTGCAAGAGCAATGGACGGTGACGGACGACGCCTCCTTGGTGGAGCGGCTGGGGAGGGGGGTGCGCGTGATTCCCGGAGACCCCGGCAACATCAAGATCACCAACCCTGATGATCTCAACCTGCTCAAGGATCCCGCCGAGATGATCACTCACATTCCCTGCGTGGGCTTTGGCTACGACGTCCATCGCTTTGGTCCGGGCCGTCCGCTGAAGCTTGGCGGCGTGCCCTTTCCCGGCGCTCCGGAGATCATCGCCCACTCCGACGGCGACGTGCTCCTGCACGCCCTGGCCGACGCCCTGCTGGGTTGCCTGGGCAAGGGCGACATCGGAGAACTCTTTCCGGATTCGGACGCACGGTTCGAGAATATCGACAGCGCCGTACTGGTGTCCGAAGTTCTGGAAATAGCCCAAAGGGAAGGACTGGTCCTGACCCACGTGGATCTGACCGTAGTCGCCCAGGTTCCCAAGGTCGCCCCCCGGCGCGAGGAAATTCGACGCAATGTCGCCAGGCTGCTGGGATTGGACGACGCACGGATAGGGATCAAGGCCAGCACTGAGGAAGGGTTGGGATTCACCGGCGCAAAGCAGGGGATAAAGGCCATGGCCGTGGTCACGGCCATGCGGCGTTCGGAGGCGAAACAGTGA
- a CDS encoding sigma-54-dependent Fis family transcriptional regulator: MRPDTRDLKLKVLSSISEIIANLPDLENTLRDVLRILSDTLSMKRATVTILDRKTGMLFITASHGLTREEMRRGVYRLDEGVTGIIFQTGKPYAIPDIRKEPLFLNKTQSRTLEKQHLTFIGVPVMLQGQAIGVLNVDRLFEDHVPPQEDIEFLQVVAVLIAQFISLNEKFQELRAENASLRYKVSKGSDGPYIVGRSLAMQEVQRQIKRVAPTKATVLLQGESGTGKTLIGRIIHDLSERKNSPFIKVNCASIPENLLESELFGYEKGAFTGAMGTKPGKFEEANKGTIFLDEVGELPLGLQAKLLRFIQEKEFERLGSNKTRKVDVRILAATNKDLEVLANQGAFRPDLYYRLNVFPIHTPALRERKEDIEGLLIHFLRKVSREYNREIHFSVEALEQLKEYDWPGNVREMENLIERLVILSEQDRIQPELIQPYLSPRPGTTEGPVHAQRKPVIPGTSNKPALLREMEKREVIAALRRNDWIQARAAKELGLTQRQMGYKVAKFELDSVVSVQKVKARKRKVEQHIED, from the coding sequence ATGCGTCCAGACACCAGAGATCTCAAGCTGAAAGTCCTTTCCAGCATCAGTGAAATAATCGCCAACCTGCCGGACCTGGAAAACACCCTCAGGGACGTGCTGCGGATCCTCTCGGACACGTTGAGCATGAAGCGGGCCACGGTGACCATCCTGGACCGCAAGACCGGCATGCTGTTCATCACGGCCTCTCATGGGCTGACCCGGGAAGAAATGCGTCGCGGAGTATACCGCCTGGACGAGGGCGTCACGGGGATAATCTTCCAGACCGGCAAGCCCTACGCCATCCCGGACATCCGCAAGGAGCCGCTGTTCCTGAACAAAACCCAATCTCGAACCCTGGAAAAGCAGCACCTGACCTTCATCGGCGTCCCGGTCATGCTTCAGGGACAGGCCATCGGAGTCCTGAACGTGGACCGTCTCTTCGAAGACCACGTTCCGCCCCAGGAAGACATCGAATTCCTGCAGGTCGTGGCCGTGCTCATCGCCCAGTTCATCAGTCTGAACGAAAAATTCCAGGAATTGCGGGCGGAAAACGCCTCCTTGCGCTACAAGGTCTCCAAGGGCTCGGACGGCCCGTACATCGTGGGCCGCAGCCTGGCCATGCAGGAAGTCCAGAGGCAGATCAAGCGGGTCGCCCCGACCAAGGCCACGGTGTTGCTGCAAGGCGAATCCGGAACGGGCAAAACCCTGATCGGGCGGATCATCCACGACCTTTCCGAGCGGAAGAATTCTCCGTTCATCAAGGTCAACTGTGCCTCCATTCCGGAGAACCTACTGGAATCGGAACTATTCGGGTACGAAAAAGGGGCGTTCACGGGGGCAATGGGAACCAAGCCGGGCAAGTTCGAGGAAGCGAACAAGGGCACCATCTTCCTGGATGAAGTGGGCGAACTACCCTTAGGATTGCAGGCCAAGCTGCTCCGGTTCATCCAGGAGAAGGAATTCGAGCGGTTGGGCAGCAACAAAACCCGCAAGGTAGACGTACGCATCCTGGCGGCAACGAATAAGGACCTGGAAGTCCTGGCCAACCAGGGGGCTTTCCGTCCGGACCTCTACTACCGCCTGAACGTCTTCCCCATCCATACCCCGGCTCTACGGGAGCGCAAGGAGGACATCGAAGGCCTGTTGATCCATTTCCTGCGCAAAGTCAGCAGGGAGTATAACCGGGAAATCCACTTCTCCGTGGAGGCCCTGGAACAGCTCAAGGAGTACGATTGGCCGGGCAATGTCCGGGAGATGGAAAACCTGATCGAACGGCTGGTGATCCTCAGCGAACAGGACCGTATCCAGCCGGAGCTGATCCAGCCCTACCTTTCGCCCCGACCCGGCACGACCGAAGGCCCGGTTCATGCCCAGCGAAAGCCTGTCATCCCCGGCACCTCAAACAAACCGGCTCTACTGCGGGAGATGGAAAAGCGAGAGGTGATCGCGGCTCTGCGCCGCAACGACTGGATCCAGGCCCGAGCCGCCAAGGAACTGGGCCTGACCCAGCGCCAGATGGGCTACAAGGTGGCCAAGTTCGAACTGGACTCCGTGGTTTCCGTGCAAAAGGTCAAAGCCAGAAAACGCAAAGTCGAGCAGCACATCGAAGATTGA
- a CDS encoding NAD(P)/FAD-dependent oxidoreductase, translated as MREVDVLIIGQGPAGLSAAIYTARAGMKTVVLGCAPKVAGDYDIDNYFGFDETISGRELIERGTRQAQRFGTEVACDRVLGVHLGEQGRYHVRSEQGEYEAWAVILSTGVARVRPGIENLHDYEGKGVSYCVSCDGFFFRQKQVMVLGEGNFAANQALELLHYTPKVHVCTQGKALDMGAEFLDKLREAGIPVSERKIAKLAGEGGLSSVQYEDGEHDAVDGLFIAMGQAGTSDFAVSLGLVMRKQFIEVDEQQRTNIPGIFAAGDCVGRFLQISVAVGEGALAARSAIEHVKKVRPKE; from the coding sequence ATGCGCGAGGTTGACGTACTGATCATTGGTCAGGGACCGGCGGGATTGTCCGCGGCCATTTACACCGCCAGGGCCGGGATGAAGACCGTGGTCCTGGGTTGCGCGCCGAAAGTCGCCGGAGATTACGACATCGACAACTATTTCGGTTTCGACGAAACCATTTCCGGCAGGGAGCTGATCGAACGCGGCACGCGGCAGGCGCAACGCTTCGGGACGGAGGTTGCGTGCGACCGCGTCCTTGGGGTTCATCTGGGAGAGCAGGGTCGGTACCATGTCCGGAGCGAACAGGGCGAGTACGAGGCTTGGGCCGTGATTCTCTCCACCGGCGTGGCCAGGGTCCGGCCGGGTATCGAGAATTTGCACGACTATGAAGGTAAGGGCGTTTCCTATTGCGTGAGTTGCGACGGCTTCTTTTTCCGTCAAAAACAGGTCATGGTTCTGGGCGAGGGGAATTTCGCGGCGAATCAGGCTCTGGAACTGCTGCATTATACGCCCAAGGTCCATGTTTGCACGCAGGGTAAGGCTCTGGACATGGGGGCGGAGTTTCTGGACAAGCTGCGTGAGGCCGGAATACCGGTCTCGGAGCGCAAGATCGCTAAATTGGCAGGGGAGGGCGGTCTGTCCTCCGTGCAATACGAGGACGGCGAGCATGACGCCGTGGACGGGCTGTTCATCGCCATGGGCCAGGCCGGGACTTCCGATTTCGCCGTCAGCCTGGGGCTGGTGATGCGCAAGCAGTTCATCGAGGTGGACGAACAGCAGCGGACCAACATCCCCGGGATTTTCGCGGCCGGAGACTGCGTCGGTCGTTTTTTGCAGATCAGCGTAGCCGTGGGGGAAGGTGCTCTGGCCGCCAGGTCCGCCATCGAGCACGTCAAGAAAGTTCGTCCAAAAGAGTGA
- a CDS encoding ABC transporter permease: MIRAGRYSLRLLRVWRRNLVVYRRIWKVNFLVPLLEPLFYLLAFGMGFSGLVGEVSYAGESLTYVAFIAPALLAAAIMFNAFYETTFASFVRMYYQKTFDAMLSTPLSLEEIITAEILWGATKSVLAAGLMLVVIALFGLVRLPEGLWILPLAFLGGMAFGSVGMYFTGITPSIDMFNLPIFLFVTPLFLFSGTFFPVAGLPEWAQVVAWLSPLYHLVELSRLATMGRMESNAAISLGYLVLFSGVFFGLAVRAMRRRLIK, encoded by the coding sequence GTGATCCGGGCCGGAAGGTATTCGTTGCGCTTGTTGCGGGTCTGGCGGCGCAACTTGGTGGTCTATCGGCGGATCTGGAAGGTCAATTTCCTGGTTCCGCTGCTGGAGCCGCTCTTTTACCTCCTGGCCTTCGGCATGGGGTTCAGCGGGCTGGTGGGGGAGGTGTCCTATGCCGGAGAAAGCCTGACTTACGTAGCCTTCATAGCTCCGGCCCTGCTGGCCGCGGCGATCATGTTCAACGCCTTTTACGAGACCACCTTCGCCTCGTTCGTGCGCATGTACTACCAGAAAACATTCGACGCCATGCTTTCCACGCCACTGTCCCTGGAGGAAATCATCACCGCGGAGATCCTCTGGGGGGCGACAAAATCGGTCCTGGCCGCCGGGCTGATGCTGGTTGTCATCGCCCTGTTCGGACTGGTTCGTCTGCCCGAGGGCTTGTGGATTCTGCCCCTGGCCTTTCTGGGAGGCATGGCCTTCGGCTCGGTGGGCATGTACTTTACCGGGATCACGCCGAGCATCGACATGTTCAACCTGCCGATCTTCCTGTTCGTCACGCCGCTGTTCCTGTTCAGCGGGACGTTTTTTCCGGTGGCCGGGTTGCCGGAATGGGCCCAGGTCGTGGCTTGGTTGTCTCCGCTTTACCACTTGGTGGAACTGTCCAGGCTGGCGACCATGGGCCGGATGGAGAGCAACGCCGCGATCAGTCTGGGGTATCTGGTTCTGTTTAGCGGCGTGTTTTTCGGGCTGGCGGTCCGGGCGATGCGGAGACGGCTGATCAAGTAG